A portion of the Pomacea canaliculata isolate SZHN2017 linkage group LG13, ASM307304v1, whole genome shotgun sequence genome contains these proteins:
- the LOC112554465 gene encoding LOW QUALITY PROTEIN: integrator complex subunit 14-like (The sequence of the model RefSeq protein was modified relative to this genomic sequence to represent the inferred CDS: inserted 1 base in 1 codon) — translation MPTVIALDVSLSMSRPVPMPDTNEEYQRRHLAVQGINTLLDFISVNXRLEFTSLVSFSYLWERTVPFTRDHDSIKAALNKVELYNKTCLETALVGISTTVQEEWNNGVQCQVILVTDGSVGVGPGSLKHSLQTCSARESTESKFPLPFTFPCKLHVLCVANPNDPDLKTALPLYQQLINLNSQGGEVLVPEGPLSFRSVQDMFQKFAEKIYTPFHAQLQCGNFKCPVQLHPRPEPYSRDLEFESIQMKEIWNKLEIVGFLEIAEVASPPTVSRHLVLPTPTRDRSSKTENSDKEKKTEGGKTFTKGDEEEDGTEDGKVPSFAVLLHGSLKVESMVALARIGEDWFGMLYSWADSKKKSNLMLSIFEPGLENIPWLGNLENLCPVSAFETPPHLVEGGQPPFPVRPSEKRSYAQSCVVWIKAAGLQSDMQKVLRHARKLPDKQQQFYKEMNRIRRAALSFGFHELLEAMAAMLERECTQLPGTAHPSAALQLTHAANALRLPSALEIVHTIMPLQTNFTPGDR, via the exons ATGCCAACGGTAATTGCTTTGGATGTCTCATTGTCCATGTCACGCCCAGTTCCTATGCCAGACACAAATGAGGAGTACCAGCGTCGACATTTAGCAGTTCAAGGCATCAACACACTTCTTGATTTTATCAGTGTCA GCCGTCTGGAATTCACAAGCCTG GTGTCATTCTCATACCTGTGGGAGCGGACAGTACCATTTACACGAGACCATGACTCCATAAAGGCAGCATTGAATAAAGTGGAGCTGTACAACAAAACGTGTCTAGAAACTGCTTTAGTTGGAATCAGCACCACTGTGCAGGAGGAGTGGAACAATGGTGTTCAGTGTCAG GTTATTTTGGTCACAGATGGAAGTGTAGGTGTGGGACCTGGCTCACTGAAGCACTCTCTACAGACATGCTCAGCCCGGGAGTCTACAGAATCCAAGTTTCCACTGCCTTTCACATTTCCTTGTAAgctgcatgttttgtgtgtggcAAACCCAAATGATCCTGACCTCAAAACAGCCTTACCTCTCTACCAACAATTGATCAACTTGAACTCTCAG GGAGGAGAGGTTTTAGTGCCAGAGGGCCCACTGTCCTTCAGATCAGTCCAGGATATGTTTCAAAAATTTGCAGAGAAAATTTATACACCATTTCATGCACAGCTTCAGTGTGGTAACTTTAAATGCCCAGTGCAGCTTCATCCTCGACCAGAACCATACAGTCG AGATCTTGAATTTGAAAGCATACAAATGAAAGAGATTTGGAACAAATTGGAAATAGTGGGATTTCTTGAAATAGCAGAAGTAGCCAGCCCACCTACTGTATCACGACATCTTGTGCTGCCTACTCCCACACGTGACCGCtcatcaaagacagaaaactcTG ataaagagaaaaaaacagaaggagGAAAGACCTTCACAAAAGGAGACGAAGAGGAAGATGGTACAGAAGATGGTAAAGTGCCTTCCTTTGCAGTTCTGCTTCATGGAAGTTTAAAAGTTGAGAGCATGGTGGCTCTTGCACGAATTGG agaaGATTGGTTTGGAATGCTGTACTCATGGGCAGATAGCAAAAAGAAGTCCAATTTGATGCTGTCAATCTTTGAGCCAG GTCTTGAAAATATACCCTGGCTGGGGAACCTAGAAAATCTCTGTCCAGTTTCTGCATTTGAAACCCCACCACATTTAGTTGAAGGAGGACAACCACCATTTCCTGTTCGGCCATCAGAAAAGCGCAGCTATGCTCAGAGTTGTGTGGTGTGGATAAAAGCAGCAGGACTTCAG TCTGATATGCAGAAGGTTCTGCGTCATGCCCGTAAATTGCCTGACAAACAACAGCAGTTCTATAAG GAAATGAATAGAATTAGACGAGCGGCCCTATCCTTTGGTTTTCATGAACTTCTGGAAGCCATGGCAGCCATGCTTGAAAGGGAGTGTACACAGTTGCCTGGAACTGCTCATCCAAGTGCTGCTTTACAGTTGACTCATGCTGCAAATGCTCTTCGTCTGCCTTCAGCGTTAGAAATTGTTCATACTATCATGCCCTTACAGACCAATTTCACACCAGGTGATAGATAG
- the LOC112553808 gene encoding anti-apoptotic protein NR13-like, with amino-acid sequence MATSDHPPSITSYLHTSNMMADKNLFAKVSQRMGLLPTTTKGLNDIKSVAEDSTQTKGSGSPLDVVRREAEVIAEDVIINFGRDDRKPPNKFCKTMRRTVKELSSRHDIAFKGMVNKLNLESNNPFQTFNNVADEIYDDGQINWGRIVAVYAFAARLANDKGTNTDFPKKIALFVGKYVGNKLGQWIVDNGGWEAFASYFPDQGDIEDTMWKGLLFTAVGLGALASVVAIR; translated from the exons ATGGCGACAAGCGACCATCCACCTTCCATAACATCCTATCTACATACCTCGAATATGATGGCGGACAAAAATCTTTTCGCAAAAGTTAGCCAACGGATGGGTCTTCTTCCAACGACTACGAAAGGTTTGAACGACATCAAGAGTGTTGCAGAAGACAGCACGCAGACGAAAGGGAGCGGCTCTCCTTTAGATGTGGTTAGACGAGAAGCCGAGGTGATTGCGGAAGATGTTATCATAAACTTCGGCAGAGATGACAGGAAACCGCCGaacaaattttgtaaaactATGAGAAGAACTGTGAAAGAACTGTCTTCCCGGCATGATATTGCTTTTAAGGGTATGGTGAACAAGCTGAACCTTGAAAGTAACAACCCTTTTCAAACATTCAACAACGTCGCCGATGAAATTTATGACGATGGACAGATCAACTGGGGAAGAATTGTGGCAGTGTATGCATTTGCTGCGAGGTTAGCAAACGATAAAGGTACTAACACTGACTTTCCAAAGAAAATTGCTCTCTTTGTTGGGAAGTACGTGGGCAACAAACTGGGACAGTGGATCGTTGACAATGGAGGCTGG GAGGCTTTTGCAAGTTACTTTCCAGATCAAGGAGATATTGAAGACACTATGTGGAAGGGATTACTGTTCACTGCTGTGGGACTTGGTGCATTAGCATCTGTGGTAGCCATAAGATAA